One part of the Hirundo rustica isolate bHirRus1 chromosome 11, bHirRus1.pri.v3, whole genome shotgun sequence genome encodes these proteins:
- the AARS1 gene encoding alanine--tRNA ligase, cytoplasmic, with amino-acid sequence METPLTASQIRQRFIDFFKENKHTYVHSSSTIPLDDPTLLFANAGMNQFKPIFLNTIDPSHPLAKLSRATNTQKCIRAGGKHNDLDDVGKDVYHHTFFEMLGSWSFGDYFKELACKLALELLTKEFGIPAERLYVTYFGGNEAAGLQPDLECKQIWLDLGLAEGRILPGNMKDNFWEMGDTGPCGPCSEIHYDRIGDRDASHLVNQDDPNVLEIWNLVFIQFNREADGTLKPLPKKSIDTGMGLERLVSVLQNKMSNYDTDLFLPYFEAIQKGTGARPYLGQVGAEDADGIDMAYRVLADHARTITLALSDGGRPDNTGRGYVLRRILRRAVRYSHEKLNAPKGFFATLVDVVVQSLGDAFPELKKDPDMVKDIINEEEDQFLKTLSRGRRILDRKIQSLGDSKVIPGDTAWLLYDTYGFPADLTGLIAEEKGLVVDMEGFEEERKNAQLKSQGKGAGGEDLLMLDIYAIEELRAQGLEVTDDSPKYNYASDPSGTYDFGSLVATVKAIRSEKKFVEEVSTGQECGIVLDRTCFYAEQGGQIYDQGYMVKDDDSREDKTEFTVKNVQVRGGYVLHIGTLYGSLKVGDQVHLTIDEARRRPVMSNHTATHILNFALRSVLGEADQRGSLVAPDRLRFDFTAKGALSTQEIKKVEGIANQMIEESKTVYAKDCPLAAAKAIQGLRAVFDETYPDPVRVVSIGIPVEELLADPSGPGGSITSIEFCGGTHLQNSSHAGPFVIVSEEAIAKGIRRIVAVTGAEARKALRKVDSLRKLLSALEAKVKVQTAPNKDVQKEITDLGETLATAVIPQWQKDELREAVKALKKVMDDLDRASKADIQKRVLEKTKQVIESHPNQPWVIMEMENGASAKALNESLKLFKTNSPQTAAMLFAVDNEAGRITCLCQVPQETANKGLKASQWVQEVSGLMDGKGGGKDISAQATGKNVGCLQEALKLATDFARLRLGELKN; translated from the exons ATGGAGACCCCGCTCACTGCCAGCCAGATCCGGCAACGGTTCATTGACTTCTTCAAGGAAAACAAGCACACCTATGTGCACTCATCTTCTACAATCCCCCTGGATGACCCCACACTGCTCTTTGCCAATGCTGGTATGAATCAG TTCAAACCCATCTTCCTCAATACTATTGACCCCTCACACCCTCTCGCTAAACTGAGCAGAGCCACCAACACTCAGAAGTGCATCCGAGCAGGAGGCAAGCACAACGACCTGGATGACGTGGGGAAAGATGTGTACCACCACACCTTCTTTGAGATGTTGGGGTCCTGGTCCTTTGGGGATTATTTCAAG GAACTTGCTTGTAAACTGGCACTGGAGCTTCTCACCAAGGAGTTTGGCATCCCTGCTGAAAGACTCTATGTCACTTACTTTGGTGGAAATGAGGCTGCAGGACTGCAACCAGACCTGGAGTGCAAGCAGATCTGGTTGGATTTGGG GCTGGCTGAGGGCAGGATTCTGCCTGGCAATATGAAGGATAATTTCTGGGAAATGGGAGACACTGGCCCCTGTGGCCCTTGCAGTGAGATCCACTATGACCGGATTGGGGACAGAGATGCTTCACACCTGGTCAATCAGGATGATCCCAACGTCCTGGAGATCTGGAACCTGGTGTTCATACAGTTCAATAG GGAAGCTGATGGGACACTGAAACCCCTTCCTAAGAAAAGTATTGATACTGGGATGGGCCTGGAGAGGCTggtctctgtgctgcagaacaagATGTCCAACTACGACACTGACCTTTTCCTCCCTTACTTTGAAGCCATCCAAAAG GGCACCGGTGCCAGGCCGTACCTGGGGCAGGTCGGGGCCGAGGATGCTGATGGAATAGACATGGCCTACCGTGTGCTGGCTGACCATGCACGGACCATCACCCTGGCCCTCTCGGACGGGGGCAGGCCTGACAACACTGGCAGAGG GTATGTGCTGAGGCGGATTCTCCGACGGGCTGTGCGCTACTCCCATGAGAAGCTCAATGCCCCCAAGGGTTTCTTTGCTACCCTGGTTGATGTGGTGGTGCAGTCACTG GGAGATGCCTTTCCTGAGCTGAAGAAGGACCCAGATATGGTAAAGGACATTATCAATGAAGAAGAGGATCAGTTCCTGAAGACACTGAGCAGAGGCCGTCGCATCCTGGACAGGAAGATCCAGAGCCTTGGGGACAGTAAAGTCATTCCTG gtgacactgcCTGGCTGCTGTATGACACCTATGGATTCCCTGCGGATCTCACTGGGCTGATTGCAGAGGAGAAGGGCCTTGTTGTAGACATGGAGGGCTTTGAAGAAGAGCGGAAGAATGCTCAG CTCAAATCCCAGGGCAAGGGTGCTGGAGGGGAGGATCTCCTCATGCTGGACATCTATGCCATTGAAGAACTGAGAGCCCAAGGGCTGGAGGTGACAGATGATTCACCAAAATACAACTATGCTTCAGATCCGAGCGGGACCTATG ATTTCGGGAGCCTTGTGGCCACAGTGAAAGCCATCCGCAGCGAGAAGAAGTTTGTGGAGGAGGTATCCACGGGCCAGGAATGTGGGATAGTGCTGGACCGGACCTGCTTCTACGCCGAGCAGGGTGGGCAGATCTATGACCAGGGCTACATGGTCAAGGATGACGACAGCAGGGAGGAT aaaacagaattcaCTGTGAAGAACGTTCAGGTCCGAGGAGGCTACGTGCTCCACATAGGAACTCTGTATGGGAGCTTGAAAGTAGGAGATCAGGTCCACTTGACTATTGATGAG GCCAGGCGGAGGCCGGTCATGAGCAACCACACAGCCACCCACATCCTCAACTTCGCCCTGCGCTCGGTGCTGGGGGAGGCTGACCAGAGGGGCTCCCTGGTGGCACCAGACAGGCTGCGCTTCGACTTCACAGCCAAGGGAGCCCTGTCCACTCAGGAGATCAAGAAAGTTGAAGGGATTGCCAACCAGATGATTGAGGAGTCAAAG ACTGTGTATGCCAAGGACTGCCCTCTCGCAGCAGCCAAAGCTATCCAAGGACTTCGGGCAGTTTTTGACGAGACCTACCCCGATCCTGTCCGTGTGGTCTCCATTGGCATCCCTGTGGAGGAACTGCTGGCTGACCCCTCTGGCCCTGGGGGCTCCATCACCTCTATTGAGTTCTGCGGGGGAAC GCACTTGCAGAACTCCAGCCATGCTGGCCCCTTTGTGATTGTTTCAGAAGAAGCAATTGCTAAAGGCATTCGGAGGATAGTTGCAGTCACCGGGGCTGAAGCTCGGAAG GCCCTCAGGAAAGTCGACAGCCTCAGGAAACTGTTGTCAGCCCTGGAGGCCAAGGTGAAGGTCCAGACAGCTCCCAACAAGGATGTGCAGAAGGAGATCACGGATCTTGGTGAG ACACTGGCCACTGCTGTTATCCCACAGTGGCAGAAAGATGAACTGAGAGAGGCTGTTAAAGCACTGAAGAAAGTCATGGATGACCTGGACCGAGCAAGCAAAGCTGACATCCAGAAAAGA GTACTGGAGAAGACCAAGCAAGTTATAGAGAGTCACCCTAACCAGCCATGGGTCAtcatggaaatggaaaatggagCCTCAGCAAAG GCCCTGAATGAATCTCTGAAGCTCTTCAAGACTAATTCCCCCCAGACTGCTGCTATGCTCTTTGCTGTGGATAACGAAGCTGGCAGGATCACCTGCCTGTGTCAAGTACCCCAG GAGACTGCAAATAAGGGTCTGAAGGCCAGCCAGTGGGTGCAGGAAGTGTCTGGCTTGATGGACGGCAAAGGCGGTGGAAAGGACATCTCTGCACAGGCAACAGGCAAGAACGTGGGCTGCCTGCAGGAAGCCCTGAAACTGGCCACGGACTTTGCCAGGCTCCGCCTGGGGGAGCTGAAGAACTGA
- the EXOSC6 gene encoding exosome complex component MTR3 → MPLDHRRLRGPEESQPPALWAGTAAEDEEDEEGAGAVPRDPCALRPLFARAGLLSQAQGSAYVELGSGTKVLCAAWGPREAAEPGPGRLLCEFRRAPFAGRGARGRPGAAAEREAEREAAAALREALEPAVRLGRYPRARLAVSALLLQDGGSALAAAVSAAALALADAGVEMYDLAVGCALCRPHAPAASWMLQPAEPEERRAAARLTLALLPALNQVSAVLGGGRGGPPEDWAQALRLGLDGCHRQYPVLRQSLLRAAQRRDAAAAAGAAAAAATSA, encoded by the coding sequence ATGCCGCTGGATCACCGCCGCCTGCGCGGCCCGGAGGAGTCGCAGCCGCCGGCGCTGTGGGCAGGGACCGCGGCCGAGGatgaggaggacgaggagggcGCGGGAGCGGTGCCGCGGGACCCCTGTGCCCTGCGGCCGCTGTTCGCGCGGGCCGGGCTGCTGAGCCAGGCGCAGGGCTCGGCCTACGTGGAGCTGGGCAGCGGCACCAAAGTGCTCTGCGCCGCCTGGGGCCCGCGGGAGGCGGCCgagcccgggccgggccggctgCTCTGCGAGTTCCGCCGGGCGCCCTTCGCGGGCCGtggggcgcggggccggccgggcgcggcggcggagcgggaggcggagcgggaggcggcggcggcgctgcgggaGGCGCTGGAGCCGGCGGTGCGGCTGGGCCGCTACCCCCGGGCCCGCCTGGCCGTCAGcgcgctgctgctgcaggacgGCGGCTCGGCGCTGGCCGCCGCCGTCAGCGCCGCCGCCCTGGCGCTGGCGGACGCGGGCGTGGAGATGTACGACCTGGCCGTGGGCTGCGCGCTGTGCCGGCCGCACGCGCCCGCCGCCTCATGGATGCTGCAGCCCGCCGAGCCCGAGGagcgccgcgccgccgcccgcctcacgctggccctgctgcccgcCCTCAACCAGGTGTCGGCCGTGCtgggcggcggccgcggcggcccGCCCGAGGACTGGGCTCAAGCCCTGCGGCTCGGCCTCGATGGCTGCCACCGGCAGTACCCGGTTCTGCGGCAGAGCCTGCTGCGGGCCGCCCAGCGCCGCGatgccgccgccgctgccggcgccgccgctgccgccgccacCAGCGCCTGA
- the LOC120757921 gene encoding C-type lectin domain family 18 member A-like codes for MKLSVLLVCSLLLWRVGEMRSDAPEKLSPLAPGGSGHSQGYGEGTCTPQPPWPHPYPLLFPPALSSKETFLVLSLHNKLRSKVQPPAANMQKLEWSEELGRQAGARAASCLEGPAPPPAPQLGWSEVLLPAGTGGFGAVLELWFAEGRRYDYRTGRCAGNATCRHYTQLVWATAGQLGCGRHRCPGPQGPSEAFACAYSPGGNWEVAGTPILPYKQGPWCSLCTAGLSGCFKSWDHSGGLCEVPRNPCRMSCRNSGRLDMSSCQCTCPPGYTGRYCQVRCSGQCLHGRFRKEECSCLCDVGYGGAECGTKIHFPFHACDVRIDSDCFMVSPEADTYYGAKIKCQEKGAMLAQIRNQKVQDILAFYLSRLEMGNRVTDTDFETGNFWIGLTYKTSKASFRWDVGEPSSFTSFAFGQPDNQGFGNCVEMQASAAFNWNDQRCKTRNRYICQFAQEHIALWQWDP; via the exons ATGAAGCTCTCGGTCCTGCTGGTTtgcagcctcctgctgtggAGGGTGGGTGAGATGAGGTCGGATGCTCCAGAAAAGTTGTCCCCGCTGGCTCCGGGAG GATCCGGCCATAGCCAGGGATACGGGGAGGGCACTTGTACCCCTCAGCCCCCTTGGCCCCATCCCTATCCCCTGCTGTTCCCCCCAGCTCTCAGCTCGAAGGAGACCTTCCTGGTGCTCTCACTGCACAACAAACTGAGGAGCAAAGTGCAGCCCCCTGCTGCCAACATGCAGAAGCTG GAGTGGAGCGAGGAGCTGGGGCGGCAGGCGGGGGCACGGGCGGCCAGCTGCCTGGAGGGCCCGGCTCCACCACCAGCCCCGCAGCTGGGCTGGAGCGAGGTCCTGCTGCCGGCGGGCACCGGAGGCTTCGGGGCCGTGCTGGAGCTCTGGTTTGCCGAGGGACGACGCTACGACTACAGGACGGGGCGCTGCGCCGGCAATGCCACCTGCCGCCATTACACCCAG CTGGTGTGGGCCACAGCGGGGCAGCTGGGCTGCGGCCGGCACCGCTGTCCCGGCCCCCAAGGCCCCAGCGAGGCCTTCGCCTGCGCCTACTCGCCGGG gggcaACTGGGAGGTGGCCGGGACGCCCATCCTGCCCTACAAGCAGGGACCCTGGTGCTCCCTCTGCACCGCTGGCCTCTCTGGCTGCTTCAAGTCCTGGGACCACAGCGGCGGGCTCTGCG AGGTGCCCAGGAACCCGTGTCGCatgagctgcaggaacagcGGGCGCCTCGACATGAGCAGCTGCCAGTGCACCTGTCCCCCCGGCTACACGGGCAGGTACTGCCAAG TGAGGTGCAGCGGGCAGTGCCTCCACGGAAGGTTCAGGAAGGAGGAGTGCTCCTGCCTCTGCGACGTGGGCTACGGTGGAGCTGAGTGTGGCA caaagATCCACTTCCCCTTCCATGCCTGTGACGTGCGGATAGACAGTGACTGCTTCATGGTGTCCCCTGAAGCCGACACCTACTATGGAGCCAAAATTAAATGCCAG GAGAAAGGAGCGATGCTGGCCCAGATAAGAAACCAAAAGGTTCAGGACATCCTGGCTTTCTACCTCAGCCGCTTGGAGATGGGTAACAGGGTGACAGACACTGATTTTGAGACTGGAAACTTCTGGATTG gtCTCACCTACAAGACATCCAAGGCTTCCTTCCGCTGGGATGTGGGTGAGCCATCCTCGTTCACCAGCTTCGCTTTTGGGCAGCCAGACAACCAGGG GTTTGGGAACTGTGTGGAGATGCAAGCGTCAGCCGCCTTCAACTGGAACGACCAGCGCTGCAAGACCCGAAACCGGTACATCTGCCAGTTCG CCCAGGAACACATCGCCCTGTGGCAGTGGGACCCCTGA
- the LOC120757859 gene encoding fibulin-7-like, which yields MLLIPLPAWLALGILQLPLGSSQECLNWQQALSVVRQMQKLLVAQEAAHLQGTRGLRHQLSILQSRLQRPATKRNEICPPLAVPLNGRMLGRSLRVGHEVHFVCDAGFRLVGSETRACRHNRTWSGTQAFCRSIDDCSSNPCANSGTCVDGNQSYTCLCPPGWSGPSCQSPIYSYWVTLSNSSFSRQPRCAEGRSGSRRCSCDTGFQLQPGGVCQDVDECQLYQSSPQTQICLHDCLNLPGSYRCLCPPGYLLHADRNACEDVNECAGKQHNCSQGDLCINTFGGHRCVRPKCPPPRHNTSYVKTSAFQCERNPCPMESRACHLAASSISFHYLPLQANRTVPRVLFKMSTTRFVGDSLRFAITGGRGQGVFAVRRSDRQTGELLLTSPVAGPATLEVELEMSEFSHKILLGKHIFKVTAFVSPYVF from the exons ATGCTCCTCATcccactgccagcctggctggccCTGGGcatcctgcagctgccccttgGCAGCTCCCAG GAATGCCTGAACTGGCAGCAGGCGCTCAGCGTGGTGCGGCAGATGCAGAAGCTGCTGGTGGCACAGGAGGCTGCCCACCTGCAGGGCACGCGCGGGCTCCGGCACCAGCTTTCCATCCTGCAGAGCCGCCTCCAGAGACCGGCCACCAAACGCAACG AGATCTGTCCGCCGCTGGCAGTGCCCCTGAACGGGCGGATGCTGGGCCGGAGCCTGCGGGTGGGACACGAGGTTCACTTCGTCTGCGACGCCGGCTTCCGGCTGGTGGGCTCGGAGACACGCGCCTGCCGGCACAACCGCACGTGGAGCGGCACCCAAGCCTTCTGCAGAA GTATTGATGACTGCTCCAGTAACCCATGTGCCAACAGTGGGACCTGCGTGGATGGCAACCAGAGCTACACGTGCCTCTGCCCCCCAGGCTGGTCAGGCCCCAGCTGCCAGAGCCCCATCTACTCCT ACTGGGTGACACTGAGCAACAGCTCCTTCAGCCGCCAGCCCCGCTGTGCCGAGGGCCGCTCGGGCTCCCGGCGCTGCAGCTGTGACACTGGCTTCCAGCTGCAACCTGGTGGCGTGTGCCAAG ATGTGGATGAATGCCAGCTCTACCAGTCCAGCCCCCAGACGCAGATTTGCCTCCATGACTGCCTCAACCTCCCCGGCTCCTATCGCTGCCTCTGCCCCCCTGGGTATCTGCTCCATGCTGACCGCAACGCCTGTGAGG ACGTGAATGAGTGCGCTGGGAAGCAGCACAACTGCAGCCAGGGTGACCTCTGCATCAACACCTTCGGGGGCCACCGCTGCGTGCGCCCCAAGTGCCCCCCTCCACGCCACAACACCAGCTATGTCAAGACCTCTGCCTT CCAGTGCGAGAGGAACCCCTGCCCCATGGAGAGCCGAGCCTGCCAcctggctgccagctccatCTCCTTCCACTACCTGCCGCTCCAGGCCAACCGCACCGTGCCCCGCGTCCTCTTCAAGATGTCCACCACCCGCTTCGTGGGTGACAGCCTGCGCTTCGCCATCACGGGCGGACGGGGCCAGGGCGTCTTCGCCGTAAGGCGCTCGGACCGGCagacaggagagctgctgctcaccagcCCCGTGGCCGGGCCAGCCACGCTGGAGGTGGAGCTGGAGATGAGCGAGTTCTCCCACAAAATCCTCCTGGGCAAGCACATCTTCAAGGTCACGGCCTTTGTGTCCCCTTATGTGTTCTGA